In Polaribacter sp. L3A8, a genomic segment contains:
- the katG gene encoding catalase/peroxidase HPI, with protein MENDQHTNSSNDESKCPYHQEQNKAEENKVEATAGKCPVMHGANTSTKSNVMDWWPNALNLDILHQHDTKTNPLGEDFNYHEELKKLDTEALKKDMHALMTDSQDWWPADWGHYGGLMIRLSWHSAGSYRTSDGRGGAGSGSQRFAPLNSWPDNASLDKARRLLWPIKKKYGNKVSWADLIVLAGTIAYENMGLKTFGFAFGRPDIWHPEKDTYWGAEKEWLAPSDERYANVDKPDTMENPLAAVQMGLIYVNPEGVNGKPDPLKTAAQIRETFARMAMNDEETVALTAGGHTVGKTHGNGDASILGAEPEAANIEEQGLGWHNPNKSGKGKYTVTSGLEGAWTTNPTKWDGGFFEMLFNHEWELVKSPAGALQWEPLAIKDEDKPVDVEDASIRHNPMMTDADMAMKMDPIYKDISLKFMNDQDYFSDTFARAWFKLTHRDLGPKANYFGADVPKEDLIWQDPIPAGTTDYDVTAVKEKIAISGLSNSEMIATAWDSARTYRGSDMRGGANGARIRLAPQKDWEGNEPKRLAHVLSILETIAAQFKISIADVIVLAGNVGLEQAIKAAGLETIVPFTPGRGDATDEMTDAESFDPLEPLADGYRNYSKKDYVVSTEELLLDRTQLMGLTAPEMTVLIGGMRMLDTNYNHTKHGVFTDRPGVLTNDFFVNLTDMDNTWKPTENGLYNICDRKTGTVKWTATRVDLVFGSNSILRSYAEVYAQDDNKEKFVKDFVKAWTKVMNADRFDVK; from the coding sequence ATGGAAAACGACCAACACACAAACTCATCTAACGATGAAAGTAAATGCCCATATCATCAAGAACAAAATAAAGCTGAAGAAAACAAAGTAGAGGCAACTGCAGGAAAATGCCCAGTAATGCATGGCGCAAATACGTCTACCAAATCTAACGTTATGGATTGGTGGCCAAATGCATTAAACCTTGATATTTTACATCAACATGATACAAAAACAAATCCTTTAGGAGAAGATTTTAATTATCATGAAGAATTAAAAAAATTAGATACTGAAGCTTTAAAAAAAGATATGCATGCCCTTATGACGGATAGTCAAGATTGGTGGCCTGCAGATTGGGGACATTACGGAGGGTTAATGATTCGTTTATCATGGCATTCTGCTGGATCTTACCGTACGTCTGACGGTCGTGGTGGCGCAGGCTCTGGTAGTCAGCGATTTGCTCCATTAAACTCTTGGCCAGACAATGCTAGTTTAGACAAGGCAAGACGTTTATTATGGCCTATCAAGAAAAAATATGGAAATAAAGTAAGTTGGGCAGATTTAATTGTGCTGGCAGGTACTATTGCTTATGAAAATATGGGATTAAAAACGTTTGGTTTTGCTTTTGGTCGTCCAGATATTTGGCATCCAGAAAAAGACACCTATTGGGGAGCCGAAAAAGAATGGTTAGCTCCAAGTGATGAACGTTATGCTAATGTAGACAAGCCAGATACTATGGAAAACCCATTGGCTGCAGTACAAATGGGACTTATTTACGTAAACCCAGAAGGCGTTAATGGAAAACCAGATCCTTTAAAAACAGCTGCTCAAATACGTGAAACATTTGCACGTATGGCAATGAATGATGAAGAAACCGTTGCTTTAACAGCAGGTGGACATACCGTTGGAAAAACACATGGTAATGGAGATGCTAGTATTTTAGGTGCAGAACCTGAAGCTGCAAACATAGAAGAACAAGGTTTAGGTTGGCACAACCCTAACAAATCTGGAAAAGGAAAATATACTGTAACAAGTGGGCTGGAAGGCGCATGGACAACGAACCCAACCAAATGGGATGGTGGTTTTTTTGAAATGTTATTTAACCATGAATGGGAATTAGTTAAAAGTCCGGCAGGTGCTTTGCAATGGGAACCTTTAGCAATTAAAGATGAAGACAAACCTGTAGATGTAGAAGATGCTAGTATCCGTCATAACCCAATGATGACCGATGCTGATATGGCCATGAAAATGGATCCTATTTACAAGGATATCTCTTTAAAATTCATGAACGATCAAGACTATTTTTCAGATACTTTTGCACGTGCTTGGTTTAAATTAACACACAGAGATTTAGGACCAAAAGCAAACTACTTTGGTGCAGATGTACCTAAAGAAGATTTAATTTGGCAAGATCCAATTCCTGCAGGAACTACAGATTATGATGTAACGGCTGTAAAAGAAAAAATTGCAATATCAGGTTTATCAAATTCAGAAATGATTGCTACCGCTTGGGATAGTGCACGTACATATCGTGGATCGGACATGCGTGGTGGTGCCAATGGTGCAAGAATTCGTTTAGCTCCTCAAAAAGATTGGGAAGGAAACGAGCCAAAACGTTTAGCACATGTTTTATCAATCTTAGAAACAATTGCTGCTCAATTTAAAATTAGTATTGCAGATGTAATTGTTTTAGCAGGTAATGTTGGTTTAGAACAAGCAATAAAAGCTGCTGGTTTAGAAACAATAGTTCCTTTTACACCAGGTCGTGGAGATGCTACGGATGAAATGACAGATGCTGAATCTTTTGATCCTTTAGAGCCTTTGGCTGATGGATATAGAAATTATAGCAAAAAAGATTACGTGGTAAGTACAGAGGAATTACTGTTAGACAGAACACAATTAATGGGATTAACAGCCCCAGAAATGACCGTACTTATTGGTGGTATGAGAATGTTAGACACTAACTACAACCATACAAAACATGGTGTTTTTACAGACAGACCTGGAGTATTAACTAACGATTTCTTTGTAAACTTAACGGACATGGATAATACTTGGAAACCAACAGAAAACGGACTTTACAATATTTGTGATCGTAAAACAGGTACTGTAAAATGGACTGCAACACGTGTAGATCTTGTGTTTGGTTCTAACTCTATTTTACGTTCGTATGCAGAAGTTTATGCACAAGATGACAACAAAGAAAAATTTGTAAAAGATTTTGTAAAAGCGTGGACTAAAGTAATGAATGCTGATCGATTTGATGTAAAATAA
- a CDS encoding MDR family MFS transporter, giving the protein MKKLYNNYINTFRGLSTEVWWLSLITFINRSGTMVIPFLSLYLTKSLHFSLTDVGWIMSFFGLGSVLGTWIGGKLTDKIGYYKVMLVSLFGTGVLFVLLQYATTFHEFCAGIFLVMIVADAFRPAMFVALSAYSKPENKTRSVTLIRLAINLGFSAGPAVGGLIITGIGYKGLFWADGVTCVLAAFLLLQVLHPKKAKVQDEVKVANPISAYKDNAFWIFFIAMFIFGFVFMQYFSTMPLYYSKNRFLSEFEIGLLMGFNGFFIFLFEMPLIKWLEDSKKSKVKLIALGLFLTALSFIILNLTGWIGILIIAMFLMTVGEMIAFPFSNAFAVERAKKGNQGEYMALYSIAFSLAHIFSHNVGMQMVSKYGFETTWTAITIFALFGVFVLLLLLRMLKKEKATI; this is encoded by the coding sequence ATGAAAAAGTTATACAACAATTATATCAATACTTTTAGAGGGCTCTCTACAGAGGTTTGGTGGCTTTCTTTAATTACATTTATCAATAGATCTGGTACAATGGTAATTCCTTTTTTGTCTTTGTACCTTACTAAAAGTCTGCATTTTTCTTTAACAGATGTTGGATGGATTATGTCTTTCTTTGGTTTAGGTTCTGTATTGGGAACGTGGATTGGCGGAAAATTAACTGATAAAATAGGTTATTACAAAGTAATGCTTGTAAGTTTATTTGGGACAGGGGTTTTATTTGTTTTACTACAATATGCAACAACATTTCATGAGTTTTGTGCGGGTATTTTTTTAGTAATGATAGTGGCAGATGCTTTTAGACCTGCTATGTTTGTTGCTTTAAGTGCATATAGCAAACCAGAAAATAAAACACGTTCTGTAACTTTAATTCGTTTGGCTATTAATTTAGGTTTTTCTGCAGGACCTGCAGTTGGAGGTTTAATAATTACAGGAATTGGTTATAAAGGATTGTTTTGGGCAGATGGAGTAACGTGTGTTTTAGCAGCTTTTTTATTGCTGCAAGTATTGCATCCTAAGAAAGCTAAAGTACAAGATGAGGTAAAAGTAGCTAACCCTATTTCTGCTTATAAAGACAATGCTTTTTGGATATTCTTTATCGCCATGTTTATTTTTGGGTTTGTTTTTATGCAGTATTTTTCTACCATGCCATTGTATTATAGTAAAAACCGTTTTTTATCAGAATTTGAAATAGGGTTGTTAATGGGCTTTAATGGCTTTTTTATATTCCTTTTTGAAATGCCTTTGATAAAATGGTTAGAAGATTCTAAAAAATCTAAAGTAAAGTTAATTGCCCTTGGCTTATTTTTAACTGCGTTAAGTTTTATCATTTTAAACCTAACCGGTTGGATTGGAATTTTAATTATAGCCATGTTTTTAATGACAGTAGGAGAAATGATTGCGTTTCCGTTTTCGAATGCGTTTGCCGTAGAAAGAGCTAAAAAAGGAAATCAGGGAGAATATATGGCTTTGTATAGCATTGCATTTTCTTTAGCGCATATTTTTAGCCACAATGTTGGTATGCAAATGGTGTCAAAATATGGTTTTGAAACTACGTGGACTGCAATTACAATTTTTGCATTATTTGGGGTTTTTGTATTGTTGCTCCTTTTAAGAATGTTAAAAAAAGAAAAAGCAACGATTTAA
- a CDS encoding DUF1684 domain-containing protein: MKKLLFICSVFLMMMSCNSQGKRPLMGKTVYQQELNASYKDGSKSPLKKKDLRNFNGLDFFTVDATFIVNAKFTKIENAPTFEMATTTDRKPLYKKYGLLNFTLNGEKCELTIYQSQDDLRDEKYKDYLFLPFTDDTSGNESYGGGRYMDVMSTDITANNTVMLNFNNTYNPYCAYNDKYSCPLTPRKNHLNVEVKAGIKAFKKH, translated from the coding sequence ATGAAAAAACTATTATTTATATGTTCTGTTTTTCTAATGATGATGTCTTGTAATTCGCAAGGTAAACGTCCTTTAATGGGTAAAACTGTTTATCAACAAGAATTAAATGCTAGTTATAAAGATGGCTCAAAATCACCTTTAAAAAAGAAAGATTTAAGAAATTTTAATGGTTTAGATTTTTTTACTGTTGATGCTACTTTTATTGTAAATGCAAAATTTACTAAAATAGAAAACGCTCCTACTTTTGAAATGGCAACCACTACAGACAGAAAACCATTGTATAAAAAATATGGTTTGTTAAACTTTACACTAAATGGAGAAAAATGTGAATTAACCATTTATCAAAGTCAAGATGATTTGCGTGATGAAAAATACAAAGACTATTTATTTTTGCCTTTTACAGATGATACTTCTGGCAATGAATCTTATGGAGGCGGACGTTATATGGACGTAATGAGCACAGACATTACAGCAAACAACACTGTAATGTTAAATTTTAACAACACCTACAACCCTTATTGTGCGTATAACGACAAGTATTCTTGTCCTTTAACACCTAGAAAAAATCATTTAAATGTAGAAGTAAAAGCGGGAATAAAAGCTTTTAAAAAACACTAA
- a CDS encoding nucleotide pyrophosphohydrolase, translated as MNIENAQKQVDDWIKAHGVRYFNELTNMAQLTEEVGEVARIIARRYGEQSEKESDKNKDLGEELADVLFVVLCLANQTGINLQDAFEKKLDIKTKRDHDRHHNNQKLK; from the coding sequence ATGAATATAGAAAACGCACAAAAACAAGTAGACGATTGGATTAAAGCTCATGGAGTTCGTTATTTTAATGAACTAACAAACATGGCGCAATTAACGGAAGAAGTTGGTGAGGTTGCCCGTATTATTGCAAGACGTTATGGGGAGCAAAGCGAAAAGGAATCTGATAAAAACAAGGATTTAGGAGAAGAATTGGCAGATGTACTATTTGTCGTTTTATGTTTGGCAAACCAAACAGGAATCAATTTGCAAGATGCTTTCGAAAAGAAATTAGATATTAAAACAAAACGTGATCACGATCGTCATCACAACAATCAAAAATTAAAATAA